In Hymenobacter volaticus, the genomic window GCTTGGGGAGTGCTATATGGGACCAAAGGCCGCACCTTGCAGCCTGGTTATGCATGGATAGAAACCAAGCAGCAAGAACTCGAAAAATTGATTCAGGCTTGTGCCGGTTTGTACTTGGAAGCTGTAGCTACGGAAGCCAACGTCGCTTCGGGACAAACAGTGCAGGTAGCCCTCACGGCGCTAAACCGTTCACAAGCATCTGTAGGCGTAGTAAGCGTAAGCGTGAACGGCTTCAACTTGAACAACTCGGTAAATAAAGATTTACTAGAGGGCCAAACGCTGACTTTACCACTGCAGTTGCCACTCGGTGCGCAGGTGCCCGTGTCGCAGCCTTATTGGTTGCGAGAGCCGGGCACAGTAGGTATGTATGCTATTCCTGCTAAGCTACTAGCCGTGCAAGGAGACACCTCCTTGCTTTTAGCATCTAAAGGACTACACCCTTCAAAAAATAAGAGCCAGCAAGTGGTAGTTCAGCAGCAACAGTTAGTTGGAAACCCGGAAACACCTGGTTCTCTAACTGTTGAGGTGAATACGGCCGTGCAAGGCAAACAAATTACGTATCAGATTCCCGTTCAATACAAAAGCACCGACCCGGTGGAAGGGGAGAAGTACCGCCCGCTGGCCGTAGTGCCTCCCGTAGCCGTGAACATAGCTGGCCGGGCGTACGTCTTTGCCGAAAATCAGCCCAAGACTGTACCAGTGACGCTGCGAGCAGGCAAGGCAGGCGTGAAAGGCACTTTGGCCTTAACATTACCTAAGGGCTGGAAAGCCGAGCCTGCTAGTATTCCGTTTGACCTAGCCAGCAAAGACGCCGAGCAAACTGTGCTGTTTCAGGTGCAGCCTAGCGCCGGTGCAGCCGAGGGCAAAACCGAGTTGCGCGCCGTAGCTACCGTGGATGGGCAGCAATATTCGCGCGGCTATCAGGCCATCGAGTACAATCACATTCCTACGCAAACGCTGTTCCCCGAAGCAGTAGCTCCGCTCGTGAAGTTGGACCTCAAGCGCAAAGGCCAAGAAATTGGTTACCTAATGGGTGCTGGCGACGAAGTGCCCGACGCGCTCCGCCAGATCGGCTACAACGTGACGCTGCTCAAGCCCGAGGATATTACCGACCAAAACCTGCGTCGCTTTGATGCCGTGGTGCTAGGTGTGCGGGCCTACAACACCATTGATAGGCTCAAGGCCCTTCAGCCTACGTTGCTGCGCTACGTCGAAAATGGGGGCAATATGGTGGTGCAGTACGTAGTGAACCGGGGTACCGTGATGCCGCAGATCGGACCGTACCCGCTTACCCTTTCTAGCGACCGGGTAACGGTGGAAAACGCAGCCGTTACCTTCCTGAAGCCGCAACAGCCATTGCTTAACACACCCAACAAACTAACCGCCAAGGATTTCGAGGGTGGGTGCAGGAGCAGGGCCTTTACTATCCCTCGCAGTGGGATGCCAAGTACCAACCTGTCATCAGTAGCCACGACCCCAACGAGTCGGCTAAGGAAAGCGCCATCCTCGTTGCCGACTACGGCAAAGGTCATTATATCTACACTGGCCTCTCGCTTTTCCGGGAATTGCCCGCCGGGGTGCCCGGCGCGTACCGCCTTTTGACAAATATGGTGTCATTGGGCAAGTAAGCCCGACAGTTTCTCTCATTTTAAGAGAAGTTAGCTTCTTAGTTTCCAGTTCCTCGCTCTAGTTGCCCGCCTTTATGCCCACCCAATCTGAAACTGAAAAGCCTCCGTTGCTGCCTTCTTGGCGGGCTTGGTACTGGCTGGTGCTCGGAGCACTGGCGGCGGAAGTAGGACTTTTCACGTATCTCACCCAGCTCTTCGCTTCATGAGCTTACTCGACTGGGTGGTGTTGGGGGCACGTTGCTCTTTATTGTGGGGTATGGCACTTGGCGCACGCGGCGTGCCGGCCAAACCATGGATTCTTATCTGCTCGGCGACCGGCAGGCGCAGTGGTGGGGCATTGGGCTAAGCATTATTGCCACTCAGGCGTCGGCCATCACCTTTCTAAGTACGCCCGGCCAGGCCTACGATGACGGCATGCGCTTCATTCAGTTCTATTTCGGCCTACCGCTGGCCATGGTACTGATTGCCATTTTCGCTGTCCCGATATACCAGCGGCTTCAGGTATTTACGGCCTACGAGTACTTGGAAGGCCGCTTCGATAGGCGTACCCGCACACTAGCGGCATTGCTGTTTTTGGTGCAACGGGGACTTAGCAATGGTCTTTCACTGTATGCACCGGCGTTGGTGCTGTCGGCCATTTTGGGCTGGAATATCAACCTGACGGTTTGGTTGATTGGCGGCCTAATGATCTTCTACACCGTGGCTGGCGGCACGCAGGCCGTAGCCGTGACGCAGCAGTGGCAGGTAGGTGTCATTTTCACGGGTATGGTGGTGGCAGGCTACTTGCTGGTGCATTACCTGCCTGCTGATATGGGCTTCACAGAGGCCATGCAAGTAGCTGGAAACCAAGGCAAGCTCAACCTCGTCGATTTTCACTTCGACCCCAGTGACCGATACAATTTCTGGTCGGGCATGACGGGTGGCTTGTTTCTGGCGCTGTCCTACTTCGGCACCGACCAAAGCCAGGTGCAGCGCTACTTAGCTGGCCGCGACATTACGGAAAGCCGGCTTGGTTTGCTGATGAATGGCCTAGTGAAAGTGCCCATGCAGTTCGGTATCCTGCTTATCGGGGTGCTGCTCTTCGTGTTCTACCAATTCAATGCGCCACCGCTTACCTTCAACCGTCCGGTCCACGACCAAGTAGCCCAATCGGCAGAGCATGGCCCCAGTCTCCAAGCCCTGGAGAACAAGCACCGCCAACTGTTTGAGGCGAAGCGAGCCGCTAATACCCAATTAGTAGAGGCTCTGCGCAGCCATGATGCCGACCAACTAGCGGCTGCTCAAACACAGGTGCAAGCTTCCAACACAGCCACTCGCGCATTACGCACCGAAGCACAGGCACTTCTC contains:
- a CDS encoding PIG-L family deacetylase gives rise to the protein MMRLRSFCAASLLAVLPLLPASIAFAQAPKTYSSSEILLGLKKLNVLGSALYMAAHPDDENTRLIGYLANGRLLETGYLSCTRGDGGQNLIGPELREQLGVIRTQELLAARRIDGGQQFFTRANDFGFSKTAEETFTIWDKEQVLSDMVWVIRQRRPDVLITRFPPDARAGHGHHTASAILAAEAFDAAGDPKRFPEQLKYVQVWQPKRLFWNTGSFFVKAGEDMSGYLKVDAGAYNPLLGQSYGEIAARSRSQHKSQGFGSNATRGEALEYLQYVKGDKAKTNPFEGIDMSWNRVPGGTAIGKMIDEVIRKYDPANPSASVVGLLAVRKEMDAWGVLYGTKGRTLQPGYAWIETKQQELEKLIQACAGLYLEAVATEANVASGQTVQVALTALNRSQASVGVVSVSVNGFNLNNSVNKDLLEGQTLTLPLQLPLGAQVPVSQPYWLREPGTVGMYAIPAKLLAVQGDTSLLLASKGLHPSKNKSQQVVVQQQQLVGNPETPGSLTVEVNTAVQGKQITYQIPVQYKSTDPVEGEKYRPLAVVPPVAVNIAGRAYVFAENQPKTVPVTLRAGKAGVKGTLALTLPKGWKAEPASIPFDLASKDAEQTVLFQVQPSAGAAEGKTELRAVATVDGQQYSRGYQAIEYNHIPTQTLFPEAVAPLVKLDLKRKGQEIGYLMGAGDEVPDALRQIGYNVTLLKPEDITDQNLRRFDAVVLGVRAYNTIDRLKALQPTLLRYVENGGNMVVQYVVNRGTVMPQIGPYPLTLSSDRVTVENAAVTFLKPQQPLLNTPNKLTAKDFEGGCRSRAFTIPRSGMPSTNLSSVATTPTSRLRKAPSSLPTTAKVIISTLASRFSGNCPPGCPARTAF
- a CDS encoding sodium:solute symporter; translation: MGYGTWRTRRAGQTMDSYLLGDRQAQWWGIGLSIIATQASAITFLSTPGQAYDDGMRFIQFYFGLPLAMVLIAIFAVPIYQRLQVFTAYEYLEGRFDRRTRTLAALLFLVQRGLSNGLSLYAPALVLSAILGWNINLTVWLIGGLMIFYTVAGGTQAVAVTQQWQVGVIFTGMVVAGYLLVHYLPADMGFTEAMQVAGNQGKLNLVDFHFDPSDRYNFWSGMTGGLFLALSYFGTDQSQVQRYLAGRDITESRLGLLMNGLVKVPMQFGILLIGVLLFVFYQFNAPPLTFNRPVHDQVAQSAEHGPSLQALENKHRQLFEAKRAANTQLVEALRSHDADQLAAAQTQVQASNTATRALRTEAQALLKKAAPSAEAKDTDYVFLTFVLRYLPQGLVGLLIAVVLSAAMGSAASGLNALASTTVVDLYRPSRPHLSGSHCVRASRWATIAWGVLGIGFATFAARLENLIQAVNILGSLFYGTILGIFVVAFFMKSIGGRAVFWAAILAEIIVLLLFWLTDIGYLWFNIIGCGLVMLLAAGYQRLVPSASLLQDGKS